The following is a genomic window from Hymenobacter monticola.
TGCCCCGGGCAAACAGCAGCTCGTCGAATTGGGACATAAAAGCCGTGGTGCGATTGCTGCGTCCGAAGCGAGACAGCAGGGTATTTAGCTGCATGCGGACCCCTTGGGTGGGTGCGGCAAGAAGTTGACTGTGCAGCTCGTCAACAAATGTTTCGGGGGCGGCCATGGAGCATAAAAGTGTTAAAGTGGAGCGTAGAATTAGCAGACCTTACGGGCGGCTTCGGCAGCAGGAATTTGGGTGCCGTCGGGAAGCTGCAGAAGCCACTGGCCGGTGATGGGATGGTGGAAGGCGTAGGCTCCTGGGCGGCATTTTTGGGTGCGGTGCTGCAGGGCTTGGATTCCGGCCATCAGACCATGCCGGCGGGTGCGGAGGTAGACGTGCCGGGAACAGCTGACGCGAAACAGACACTGGCGCCGATGAGCAGACGGCCACACCCACCAGTAGAGCTTGATTAACCAGAGGAGCGGCAAACCAGGTAGAATTAAGCAGGCTGGCTTTGGAAGACGACCATGGAGACGGACGTGTTGGTGGCGGGAGTCGCGCCGAGGCCAAAGCAGCCGTTGGTGCCGGCTCGGGTGGTGTAGACGCGCTCGATGCGAACGTAGTACCAGCCACTGGCGGCGTATTGGGTGACGAGTTGCTCTAGCTGGGCAGCGGCGTGCTCGGCCGTTTCGCTATTGCCGATAGAAGCGGTGAAGGGGACGACTTTGTATTGCATGTAGCTTTTAAATCAAATAGGCGGAGAGATGGCGAAGAATTGATTAGCGGGAAGCCAGAATGGGGTTGCGCTTGCTGGTGCGGCCGTTGGTGGGGTTGCCGGTGAGGTGGCAGTAGCGCTCGGGGTAGTCTTCGTTGCCGAACTCAGCCCACTTTTTGTATGCGGAATAACTGAATGGACGGTCGGGGTTGAAAGCAATGGTGGCTCCGGTGCGGATGCAATACCCTTGTTCCGGCTTGGAAGAGGCCGGTTCGCGGTGGAAATTGGATGGCGCGGTGGGGCGAGCTACCGGAGCCTGATAGGTTTCGCGCCGCTGGTAGGGCTGGCTTACAGAGGGCGCTGGCGCCGTGGGGGGTGCGAATGGCGCCGGCGCCGGCTCGGCAACGAATGCAGGCTGGGGCGCTAGGCGGGCTTCGACTTCTTGGCGGCTGGGGCGCACCTGGGCCAACGTTTGGCTAAACTCAACCTCTTTGGGTAGGCTGGAGAGGCGGCAGCTTTTGTATGGGCGGTTGTGGAGCACCTCCTCGATGGCGTCGAAGACGATGGTGGGCTCCAGGTGGTCTTTGCCGCCCACTATCTTGGACATGAAGCCGGTGCGCATTTTGAAGACGGGGCGCTTGGCGAAGATGACATCGTGGGAATTGGCCACAAGCATGGCCTGCTCAAAAGCTTGGTCTTCGAGGCTTTTGCGGTTGATGGTTTCGAGCAGCTTCTCCATGATAGGGGCATTCTCGCTGTAGACCCCGAACTCAATGTTGTTGCGGAAAGAGTAGTCGTAGAGGTTGATGGAGGTGACCACGCCTTTTACCTCGTTGCCGTAGTACTTGGCGTGAAGGTTGGGAGCATAGATGACCGTGACGTTGGGGAATTTGGTGAAGTAATCTAGGTCGGTGCGGCTGACGCTGCGGGTGATGTTGCCCTCGTTTTTGCCGAATACCACGATGAGCTCCAGCTCGGGATTGTGGGCGTGGCGGTCGAGTATTTCGCGGAAGTAATTATCCAGCTTGATGTAGGGGGAGACCAGTAATAGCTGGCGCTTGGCTTCGAACAGGATGTCGTAAACGACTTCTTCGAGTTCTTTGCCGGTAACGAACTTGGACATTGGGATTTGGTGAAAAAATGGGTAGATAGCACTACTTGGCAGCAAGCTGCCGGTATTTGACTCGGGGTAGCCAATGAGTAGTAGGCAAAAAGGGAAGCTACTCCTCAGTTTCGGTGACAGCTTCGTCGCGGCGGCGCTGCTCTTCTTCGCGTTGCTGGGCTTGACGCTGTTCCTCCTCTTCTTCCTCCTGGCGTACTTGCCGGCGGTGGTCCTCGTCCTCCTGCTGCACGCGGGCTTCTTCGGTGGCATTGGCTTGGAGTTGGTCTTCGTGCTCCTGCACCACATCGGCTTCGCCGGTGGCGTCGGAATCGGTGGAGCAGGAACCTTCCTCGCCTTGGATGCGCACAGTGTAGTCGGCGCCTACGTCGCTAGTGAAACTGGCGTCGCCGTCCTCGATGTCGGGGCCGTTGTAGTGGGTTTCATCGAGCCAGCCGCCGTTGGGCCAGTGGATTTTGACCAGGTGGTTGTCTTCGACGTCGACGAGGAGGGTGTAGGTGGAATTGGTGCCGGTGGGCGAATAGTAGTAGGTGACCTCGGCACAGTAGGTACCATCGGCGTAGCCGCTTGATGGGGAGGAGTCTTCCGCTTCAGCGCTTTCGTCGGAATCGGCGGAGGCGTTGGAGCAACTGCTAAAAGATAGAGAAGCAGCTAAGGCAAACCCTAGCGCGGGCAGGTAGAGGTGGCGCATGAGCATGGTAATGAAAGCATGAGGTGGCTTCCTCCGCGTATTTACAGAGTCAGGACAACTAAGGCTATTTGAGGGCTGCAACAGCTTTAGGCCCGGAAGCAGGCGCGTTCATCATGTCCAGCACTGCTTTCTCAATGATACCAGGAGGCACGTTGTTGAGCAGCAACTTATAGTGTTCGGCGGGGATGCCCATCTCCTGAAACCACTTGTTCCAATACCGAAGAATTAACTGCTCGTGCGTGGCGTCGTTGCCGTGAGGGGCTAATTCTAACACAACTACCCGCAAATCGGGGTATTTCTGGCTGGCCATCATCCCGTAGTTTTCCCTGTCGAACGTACCGATGGGGTCGGGCTTGTGAGAGAGCGTATTGACCTGGCCGTAGGAGGTGCGGTTGCCACTAAAAGGCCGTTTTTTGAGAATATCGACGGAGAAGTCGTTGTACCCGTCGGTAACAATAACCAGCGTTTGCACCACACTGTCCAGCGGGGCTTTCTTGCCCGTGAGCAGGTACATTGGCAGCTCGGTTTCGAAGAAGCTCCAGATGTCAGCACCAGTATAGCCTTGCTGGGCCGCCTGGGCCTGGGTTTGAGAATAGAGCTGTACCGTTTGTTGCAAGAGCGAATCGGTGAGGCTTTCTACGCGCTTTTGCTGCTTGTTATTGAGGGGCAAGGCGGCCATATCCACCATGAAATCGGCCTGGTGGTTGGATTGCGCATCGGACGTACTGCCTCGTTGGCGGGACACCAGTACCGAAAGCTGGTCGCGAGAGTTAACGTAGAAGTTGTGCTTGACCTGCTGCTTGAATACTTCTGTCACTGCTTTAATATCCTGCAGGTCGCGCACGGCCTGAGGGCCGCGGCCCAACTTTGGGTCGATACGGTTGGACAAGTCGAGCAGGACCGTGATGTGATGCTGGGCTACGGCCTTGGGAGGGGGCGGCGGCGGGGTAGTGTAAACAAGGGCCATGACCGCACCAATGAATACCACTACCGCCAGCGTCATGAGTAAAATAAACTTCTTATTCATACAGCTATGCTCTTAGAGGGCACTCGGCTTGAGTTGCTTTTGGACTTGTTGTAAATATTCTTTGACAAGGTCCGTAGCCTCGTCCTGCCGTTCCTTAACACGCATTTGCGTGCCGCTAATGAACTCCAGCCAGCCTTTGGTGAATTGGGCTATTTCGCCTTCAAACTCGGACCACATGATGGTTTTTTGGCTGAGACTGGATTCCAGCTTTTTGATAAGGGCAAGGTTGGCGTCAAGCTTGGTGCGCAACTCTTCGAGCTTTTCGCGCCACTGCTGAATCTCGGCGGTGAGTTGGTCAATCTTGCGCTTGCGGCGGCGGATGGCTGCTTGAATGGGCTGGGAGTTCTTGGCCTGCTCGGCTACAGAATTAACCATGAGGCCCCAGAGGATGTACACCAGAAAGCCCGCTGCCAATACTATCCAAAAGTCGATGTCGCTGAGGAGCTGGGAGGTGTGCCAAGGCTCGGTGGCAACGCCCGTTTTGAGTTTTAGGTCGTAGAGGTTGTAAGTGATTTTGCCGGCGAGGAGGGCATCGAAGCCGAAGGCGCCTAAGGTGAGGGCCGTCGCCATCAGCATGTTTTTGCGCTGAAATGCCTTGTGAATCATGTAGCCAAGGCTTAGAAACACAAAGGGAATGAGCAGCACCAAGGGCAGCGTTAGGCCGCCTTGCTCGCGGGCATGCAAAAAGGCTTTGGGGTCGAAAACGTTACTGAACAGCACCGACATATCGCCGTTTTGCTGCAGGGCTTGCAAGTCCTGCGCAGCATTGCGGAAGAAGGCGGAATAGCTGGTTGAAACGTAAAAAACAATCAGGTAAAGAGTGAGGAAAATCAGAAACAGTGAGCTGATGGCAAACTCAAACTGGCTAAATTCGTCGTTCTCTAGCTCGTACTTTTTTGGGTTGCCAGGAATTTCATCAATCTCGTCTTTGAGTTGCTGAATCTGCTCTTGGCGAGACTGTATTTCTTCGTTTTCGATAAGGGCGACCTGGCGTATTAGGGGCTCGTTGGCTTCGGTGAGCTCCGCAATTTTGCCGCGGTACTCCGCTGCCCGGGTGCCGAGGCGGCTGACGTGCTCTTGGTGGAGCATGGTCAGGTTAACGGTAAGGGCTTGGGGCGCGGCATCAGACTTGCCGGCGGCTTGGAAGCCACGGTTGCGCAATGCGGCTTCGTCGGTGCCAAGCTTGGAATCGGTGGCGGCGAGCAATTCGTCCAGATTGTCGGGGGAGTCGACGCCGGGTGCTTTGCCTTTGGAGGAAGTAAAAATATCCATGCAGTAACAGGTAATGAGTGAGAGAAAATCTGATTGAAGAGCAATGAAGTGCTTGCCGGAAGTAATTCCGACCGGCACATCGTTGCCGGAGCTAGGCGCTAGAGGCCAAGCCCGTTTTTGTAGTTTTCCATCTCCTTTTTCAGGGCGTTGAGCTTCCTGGTGAAGGTTTTTTGGATGGAGTTTTTCTCCTTCTCCAATTTGGAGGCGGGGTCGAGGCTTTCCTTCCGGTAAAACACGGTGACGGCGTTGCGGGAGGCGTTGCCTTTGTGCTGGAGGAAGTGGACGTAGGTTTTGTTGTAGAGGTCGTTGAGGGAGGCACCGAACACGGGCTCGAACACGCTGAGTGAGCGGTTGGTATTTTCCGTCAACTCACAGGCGCAGTCGTAGAGGTAGAGGTCGGTTTCGTCCTTCCAGTGACTGCAGTTGTAGAGGTACAGGTCTTCGAGCAGCTGGGCGGCAAAGACGTGCTTCTTGTTTTGGAGACCGAAGTAGAGGATGGTGCCGGCTTTGGCTAGCAGCCACTCTTTGCGGAAGTGGTGTTGATGCTTCACTTCAGCCAGCATTTCCTCGCTGCTGCGGTAGTGCTCGGGCTTGAGGCCGATGGGGCGCAGCTGGCGAAAGCCCCCTTCCTGGGCAACCAGGCACACCTGCGTGCCCTCGTGCAGCTCGATGCGTTGGTTGTCGCGGGTGTCGTAGAAATGGCCTTGCCGGAATACAGCATTACGGGTTTCGAACATGGTTGCAGAAGAAAGGAGGATGGGAGGACGAAGCAGCTAGGGGATACTACTCGTCAAATTGGATAGCATCGAACAGGTCGGGCGGCGCGTTTTCTAGGGTGAATGCAGGTCGGCGCGGGCGGCCCCGCTTGGCCTTGGGCGGGGCTGAAGTTTCAGCTTCGGCCAGCTCCAGTTCGGCTTCTTCGGCGGGCTCGGTGCCGACAGGCGGGGCCAGGGCCTCGCGCAGGGCGGTTTGGAGCAGTTGCTCGGCCAGCCGGCGGCTCTCGCGGATGCGCTGCTCCAATGCGTCGCAGTGCTGCATAAGCTGCTCTAGTTTTGATACGATGCGGCGCTGCTCAGCTAGTGGAGGCAGGGGTATCAGAAGCTTATTTAGAATTCGGTGGTTCAGGTTGTTCATTGTTGAACCGACCGAAGCGCTTAGTAAGTAATTTTTAGAATATTCAGACCTAAACACTCTTACAAAATACTCGTTGTCAATGAGTTTATTGAGTTTCATGAAAAAGGAGCCGGTTCCACATAACCAGCCATCTTCTTTATCAGTAACGATAGCGCAGCGGCCCATTTCGCCTCTTCTTGCTGCTACAATATCTCCTGCATCCAGTATATAGCTAGTCAATCTTTTCTTGGTATCTGGAGTAACCGTCATCTTCTCTGAAGGGACAATTTTGCCCTCCACGATATTCATTGGATTAACCAATGGTATCCCGCCAAAAACGTAATCATGCTTATGTAGCATGGAGCCAAATGGGCCTGTTGAAGCAGAAACCATAAGTTCCTTAAGCTCACACCATGCCCAATTCGCGGGGATTTCAAACGGTCCTTCCACCGCTTCTACCTCTTCCTCAAACAAGGCACCAGCCTTGCCCTTTTTCCCCGTTGCTGCCTTAGCCGCTTGCAGCTTCTTCAGCAGCAGGGCGGCGGGTTCGTCGGTGGGGTCTTGGGGGAGTAGTTGGCCTTGCATGGCCTCGCGTAGCAGGGCTTGGCGGAGCTGGGTGAGGTGGACGATTTGCTGGTCGTGTTCTTCATCAATGCCTTTTAGATTTTGGCACAGTTGATAGGCATTGAAAAGCACTTGACTTTCAAGCAGGTTTTCTCCTTTTACTAAGGCTTCGAAATCTTCTACCAGTTGTTGCTGCTCAAGCAGAGTGGATGGCAATGGAACCTCGATGCTCAAAAAGCCTTTGGTGTCAAGGTTACGTAGTCCGGTTGTTGTTTTCTGCGTGTCAAACTTCCAAGCAAGAGCTTGTGGCGACTTTAAAAACAAGTCCAAATACGCCGGCCAAATACGCTTCTGGTCCGGACGCAACACCAATAAGAAATTGGAGGCAATGACGTAAGGAAAGGAGGAATCTGATTTGAAAACTTGGCTTTTACCAACCAAATCAAGACTGCCATTTGATTTTATGACAACAACGTCGTTGTCCATCAAATTGAAGTTGTCAATCTCCTTTTGCGTGAAGCAACGCTCCTCCGCTTTCTCAAAATCGATAAACCCAAATCTGATATCAGGGCTTCTCAACACTTTTGCATTAATGCCTCCGTCAAAATAGTCGCTCCCCCAAGAACCACCTTTCGATTCGGTAAGGAGATTTCGAAGCGGTTTAGCTGGGTATTTCCGACGTAATTCGTCGAAAAACATCGTCTTCAAGAATGGAATGGTATTGCCTTCACGCTTGCGTAAAGCGTCAAACGCTCTTGTAACAGCTATACGATTCATACCAACTCCCCTTTCAACGCATTCAACAACGCCTCACTCTTCGAAAAGCTCTGGCCCAACAACTCAATCAGCTCGGCGCTGGTGTATTCGTGCGCTTCCTCGACCTGGTGCGGATTCTTAATATCTAGGTCGTAGTTGCGGTCAATAATTGTTTGAATAGGTACGCGCCAGGCCACTTCGCTCTCCTCGCGGTTTTTCCACCACGCCTCAAGGGGCTGAAACTCGTCTCGGCGAATGGTTTTGGTTTTGGAGTAGGACTTCTGGCCCTCGGGCAGGCGGTGCTGGTAGTACCAGATTTCCTTGGTGGGCGTGCCCTTGGTGAAGAACAGCAGGTTGGTGGCCACCGTGGCGTATGGCTGGAACACGGAGTTGGGCAGGCGCACGATGGTGTGCAGGTTGCAGTCTTCGAGCAGCTTTTGGCGCACCCGCTGCTTCACGCCCTCGCCGGTGAGGGAGCCATCGGGCAGCACTACGCCGGCGCGGCCGCCGTCCTTGAGCAGGTGCATGATGAGGACAAGGAAGAGGTCGGCCGATTCCTTGGTGCGGAAGTTGGCGGGGAAGTTGGCTTCGTTGCCGTTGGCCACCACGCCGCCGAAGGGCGGGTTGGCGAGCACCACGTCGACCCGGTCTTTCTGGGAGTAGGCGCTCAGGGACTGGTCGAGCACGTCGCGGAAGGTAATGTTGGGCACCTCCACGTCGTGCAGAATGAGGTTGGTGGTGGCCAGTAGGAACGGCAGGGGCTTGTACTCCCACCCTTTCACCTTCTGGAGCTCCTGCTGGTCGGCCACGGAGGTAGCCTGGCTTTTGAGGGTTTCGACAGCGGAGGTGAGGAAGCCACCGGTGCCGCAGGCGGGGTCGAGGATGGTTTCGCCGAGCTTGGGAGCCAGGATGTCGCAGATGAAGTTCGTGACAGCACGGGGCGTGTAGAACTCGCCGCTTTTGCCGGCGCTTTGCAGGCCCTTGAGGATGCTCTCGTAGATGTCGCCAAAGGCGTGGCGGTCTTTAGCGCGGTTGAAGTCAATTTCGTTGAGCTTGTTGAGCACCTTGCGCAGGTTGCCGCCCGACTTCATGTAGTTGTTGTTGCCCGAGAATACTTCGCGCACGATGAGGGCACGGCGGTTGCCGGTGCTTACGTCGAGACCGCGCAGGGCGGGAAACAGGTCGCGGTCGATGAATTCGAGTAGGGCGTCGCCGGTCATGCCTTCGTCGTCGGCAGCCCAGGCGTCCCAACGGTACTCGGCGGGAATGGGCGACTGGTATGCGTCGTCCATGAGCTCGAGCTCCTGGTCTTTGTCGGAGAAAATCTTGAAAAACAGCATCCAGGCGAACTGCTCGATGCGCTGGGCGTCACCGTTGAGGCCGGTGTCCTGCCACATGATTTTCTCGATGGATTTATAGAGCGATGAAAGGTTAGACATTCAGGGGAAAGTGTAAATAATTCTTAAAATGGTGCGAATAAGCAGAACAGGCTGCCAATGTATGCAGCTCGCGCTTTACATGCACTATGGTGCAAAAAAATCAGACGGGTGTGAGGATTTTAGGCGGAGCGGTATAGCTCTTGCTCCAGCTCTTGGATGGCTTGCTGGTACTTGGTTTTGCCGCCGAAGCCTTTCACAATCTCAACGGGCGAACCAAGCTGGGTGAGCGGGTACACTTTCAGTACCTCCATGCTTTCAAGCTCCTCCAGGCCCTTGTCGGCGTACTTCTCGGACAGGGCTTCGAGAACCTTGCGGGCCTGGTCGCCATACTTGGTGAAGTAGTTGCGCTTCTTCACGTTGTTGAGCCGCTCTTTACGGGTGAGCGGGGGCTGGTCGTAGGCGACGTGGCAAATGAGGTCGAACAGGTCGACGTCGTGACTGACCGAGGCCTGCAGCTTTTCGACGGGGACGCCCTGCTCCTCCAGCTCCTGCAGGATGGCAGCTTTGCGGTCGGTGGCCTGCCAAGTGGTGAGGAACTCCTCGAGCGTAGGGAACTGCTCTTTTATCTGCTGGCGGGCGTAGTCGGTGAGCTTTACTGTAATGGGCTTGCCGTGTTGGTCGAAGTGCATCTCGCGCTCCATGAGCACGGACACGTCCACGTTGTTGACGTAGATTTTGTAGGCGGGCGGCGGAGGCGGATTGGGGCCGCCTCCACCGGGCTGGCGGATTCTGGGGCCATCGGGGCCAAGCTGGTCGTCCTCTTCTTCCTCGTCCTCCACTTCCGGGAAATCAACTACCTCACCGGTTTCGATATCAATTACGGGCTGGTCATCATCTTCCTCCCCTCCTTCTCCAGCACCTTCGGGTTCGAGGTCGTCATCTTCGTCAACTTCCTTGATGCGGATGGGGTCGCCGTCGAAATCAGGGTCGGCGAAGAGGTTGGTGGCCTGGCGGAAATCGAGGATGGTGAAGAACATCTTACCGTACTCCTCGTTGATGCGGGTGCCCCGGCCGATGATTTGCTTGAACTTGGTCATCGAGTTGATGTTGCTGTCGAGCACAATCAACTGGCAGGTTTGCGCGTCGACGCCGGTGGTCATCAGCTCGGAAGTGGTGACGATGACGGGGTATTTCTGCTCGGGGTCGATGAAGTTGTCGAGCTCCTTTTTGCCGATTTCGTTGTCGCCCGTGATGCGCATGACGTAGCGGTGGTCGGCTTTTACCAGGTCGGGGTTCTCGTTGACGAGGGCCTTGCGCATGCGCTCGGCGTGGTCGATGTCGACGCAGAACACAATGGTTTTGGCTAGACGATTAAAGCCCTTGAGAAACTCGGACACCTTGCGGGCCACCAGCTGGGTGCGTTCCTCGATAACAAGCTTACGGTCGAAGTCCTTGAGGTTGTAGATTTGGTCTACCACCTCCTGGCCGTGGACGTCGGTTTTGCCGGCTTCGGGACGCCAGCCGTCGAAGTCGACGTTCATGCCGATGCGCACCACTTTATAGGGAGCTAG
Proteins encoded in this region:
- a CDS encoding restriction endonuclease subunit S; the encoded protein is MFFDELRRKYPAKPLRNLLTESKGGSWGSDYFDGGINAKVLRSPDIRFGFIDFEKAEERCFTQKEIDNFNLMDNDVVVIKSNGSLDLVGKSQVFKSDSSFPYVIASNFLLVLRPDQKRIWPAYLDLFLKSPQALAWKFDTQKTTTGLRNLDTKGFLSIEVPLPSTLLEQQQLVEDFEALVKGENLLESQVLFNAYQLCQNLKGIDEEHDQQIVHLTQLRQALLREAMQGQLLPQDPTDEPAALLLKKLQAAKAATGKKGKAGALFEEEVEAVEGPFEIPANWAWCELKELMVSASTGPFGSMLHKHDYVFGGIPLVNPMNIVEGKIVPSEKMTVTPDTKKRLTSYILDAGDIVAARRGEMGRCAIVTDKEDGWLCGTGSFFMKLNKLIDNEYFVRVFRSEYSKNYLLSASVGSTMNNLNHRILNKLLIPLPPLAEQRRIVSKLEQLMQHCDALEQRIRESRRLAEQLLQTALREALAPPVGTEPAEEAELELAEAETSAPPKAKRGRPRRPAFTLENAPPDLFDAIQFDE
- the yidD gene encoding membrane protein insertion efficiency factor YidD yields the protein MPLLWLIKLYWWVWPSAHRRQCLFRVSCSRHVYLRTRRHGLMAGIQALQHRTQKCRPGAYAFHHPITGQWLLQLPDGTQIPAAEAARKVC
- a CDS encoding class I SAM-dependent DNA methyltransferase, whose translation is MSNLSSLYKSIEKIMWQDTGLNGDAQRIEQFAWMLFFKIFSDKDQELELMDDAYQSPIPAEYRWDAWAADDEGMTGDALLEFIDRDLFPALRGLDVSTGNRRALIVREVFSGNNNYMKSGGNLRKVLNKLNEIDFNRAKDRHAFGDIYESILKGLQSAGKSGEFYTPRAVTNFICDILAPKLGETILDPACGTGGFLTSAVETLKSQATSVADQQELQKVKGWEYKPLPFLLATTNLILHDVEVPNITFRDVLDQSLSAYSQKDRVDVVLANPPFGGVVANGNEANFPANFRTKESADLFLVLIMHLLKDGGRAGVVLPDGSLTGEGVKQRVRQKLLEDCNLHTIVRLPNSVFQPYATVATNLLFFTKGTPTKEIWYYQHRLPEGQKSYSKTKTIRRDEFQPLEAWWKNREESEVAWRVPIQTIIDRNYDLDIKNPHQVEEAHEYTSAELIELLGQSFSKSEALLNALKGELV
- a CDS encoding phospholipase D family protein, with protein sequence MSKFVTGKELEEVVYDILFEAKRQLLLVSPYIKLDNYFREILDRHAHNPELELIVVFGKNEGNITRSVSRTDLDYFTKFPNVTVIYAPNLHAKYYGNEVKGVVTSINLYDYSFRNNIEFGVYSENAPIMEKLLETINRKSLEDQAFEQAMLVANSHDVIFAKRPVFKMRTGFMSKIVGGKDHLEPTIVFDAIEEVLHNRPYKSCRLSSLPKEVEFSQTLAQVRPSRQEVEARLAPQPAFVAEPAPAPFAPPTAPAPSVSQPYQRRETYQAPVARPTAPSNFHREPASSKPEQGYCIRTGATIAFNPDRPFSYSAYKKWAEFGNEDYPERYCHLTGNPTNGRTSKRNPILASR
- the hsdR gene encoding EcoAI/FtnUII family type I restriction enzme subunit R, with translation MLAKKEMSERDICTKFITPALEQAGWNKLSQFLEEVSFTDGKIYVKGKLTARGKAKRADYILYYKPNIPMAVVEAKDNKHSVSSGMQQAMDYAAILDLPFVFSSNGDGFAFHDKTVTEGPLETSLALDEFPSPEVLWAKYKKYKGLESPLAAKMAEQAYYSDGSGRRPRYYQQIAINRTIEAIAKGQDRILLVMATGTGKTYTAFQIVHRLWKSGAKKRILFLADRNALIDQTRRGDFKHFKDKMTVVQNHQVDKSYEIYLALYQGLSGSEEASNIYKQFSEDFFDLIIVDECHRGSAREDSNWREILRYFKKASQIGLTATPRETTEVSNIEYFGDPLYTYSLKQGIDDGFLAPYKVVRIGMNVDFDGWRPEAGKTDVHGQEVVDQIYNLKDFDRKLVIEERTQLVARKVSEFLKGFNRLAKTIVFCVDIDHAERMRKALVNENPDLVKADHRYVMRITGDNEIGKKELDNFIDPEQKYPVIVTTSELMTTGVDAQTCQLIVLDSNINSMTKFKQIIGRGTRINEEYGKMFFTILDFRQATNLFADPDFDGDPIRIKEVDEDDDLEPEGAGEGGEEDDDQPVIDIETGEVVDFPEVEDEEEEDDQLGPDGPRIRQPGGGGPNPPPPPAYKIYVNNVDVSVLMEREMHFDQHGKPITVKLTDYARQQIKEQFPTLEEFLTTWQATDRKAAILQELEEQGVPVEKLQASVSHDVDLFDLICHVAYDQPPLTRKERLNNVKKRNYFTKYGDQARKVLEALSEKYADKGLEELESMEVLKVYPLTQLGSPVEIVKGFGGKTKYQQAIQELEQELYRSA